The window ACCACCAGCCGGGCCGCTTCCTCACGGAACTCAGGCGTGAACTTCCCGTTCTTTCTAGCCACGAAATCCTCTCCTCTCCAAACAGAACCCTATGGGCTCCGCAGTCCGGAAAGTAGGGAGCACCCCACGCTGCTGGCCGGTTTGCGCCGGGGCTTTCGGTGAGGTCCGGCTGTGGTGTGACGCGTTGCGGGGTGGTTGCCGCTGGCTGTGAAGATCGTCGTGTGAACCACGACGGGCAGCCGGGGTGGTTTTGGGGTCGTGGAGATCTTTGTGCCAGGGGATGCCGCTATGCGCCGTCAGGATTCACACGAGTGGGCACACGCCTGTCGTGAAGATCGTCGTGTGAACCACGACGGGCAGTGGGCCCCGGGCGGTTCGAGCAGTCCGCCACCCAACCCCAAAACGGGCTCGGGCATACGCCACAACACCGAACCCGCTCGTCGACACACGTCGCGCCAAGGCGCGTCCGCCCGCGGAGACGACCAGAAGAGCCTCATTTGGTTAGGGGTGGGCACACGCCTCGCGTCTTGATATCCGGTCAGGTTGTCCAATAGATGGATGGCCTCTTTAGACTTACGTAAGTGATACGCCGCATCGACCTGCGCGGTCGGCTCGCCCAGGGCGAGATCCTCGATTACCGCGCGCTCGTTCCACGTGCTTCCATCGACGTCGAGTCCGCTCTCGACGCGGTCCGGCCCATCTGCGCGGACGTGCACCATCGCGGCGTCGCCGCCCTCAAGGAGCTCACCGCGAGATTCGACGGCGTCGAGATCGACGATATCCGAGTTCCTGAGTCCGCGCTGCACAAGGCGCTGGGCGAGCTCGAGCCCCAGGTCCGGGCCGCGCTGGAAGAGTCGATCGCCCGCGCCCGCCGGGTCCACGCCGAGCAGCGTCGTACCGACGTCACGACGACGGTCGTCCCCGGCGGCACCGTGACCGAGCGCTGGGTGCCCGTAGAAAGGGTCGGGCTCTACGTGCCCGGTGGGCTCGCCGTGTACCCGAGCAGTGTTGTCATGAACGTCGTGCCCGCGCAGGCCGCCGGTGTGCGGAGCATCGCGGTCAGCAGCCCGCCCCAGAAGAACTTCGACGGGCTGCCGCACCCCACCATCCTCGCCGCGTGCGCGCTGCTCGGGGTAACCGAGGTATACGCAGTCGGTGGCGCGCAGGCGGTCGCCATGTTCGCCTACGGCGCGCGAGAAGAAGCCGGCGAGGCCGTCTGCGCGCCGGTGGATCTCGTGACCGGACCGGGCAACATCTACGTCGCTGCCGCCAAACGGCTGCTCAAGGGTTTGATCGGGATCGACGCCGAGGCCGGGCCGACCGAGATCGCGGTGCTGGCCGACCGATCCGCCGACCCCGCCCACGTCGCCGCCGACCTCATCAGCCAGGCCGAGCACGACCCGTTGGCGGCTAGCATCCTCGTCACCGACAGCACGGTGCTGGCCGACGCGGTCGATGCCGAGTTGGAGCGGCAGGTCGCGGAGACCAAACACGCCGAACGGGTGACGACGGCGCTGACCGGAACGCAGTCGGGCACGGTGCTGGTGGACGACATCGATCAAGGCCTGGCCGTGGTCGACGCCTACGCGGCCGAACACCTGGAAGTGCAGACCAGTGACGCCCCGGCCGTGGCCGCGCGGGTGCGCAATGCCGGCGCGATCTTCGTGGGGCCGTGGTCTCCGGTCAGTCTGGGCGACTATGCCGCCGGGTCCAACCACGTGCTGCCCACCGGCGGCTGCGCCCGGCACACGTCGGGACTCTCCGTGCAGTCTTTCCTGCGGGGCATCCACGTCGTCCAGTACGACGAGGCCGCACTGCGCGACGTCGCCGCGCACGTCGAGGCACTGGCCGACGCCGAGGACCTGCCCGCGCACGGCGCGGCCGTCCGAGCGAGGTTCCCTCAATGACCGGTGACCAGCCGATGGATCCGTCGGACACAGGCCTGCCTGTCCGTGCAGACCTGCGCGGCGAGAAGCCCTACGGTGCGCCGCAGCTCGATGTGCCGGTGCTGCTCAACGTCAACGAGAACCCGTACCCGCCGTCGGAGGCATTGGCCGCCGACGCGGCCACGGCTGTCGCCGAGGCGGTGCTCGGGCTGAACCGCTACCCGGACCGCGAGGCGCTGGAGCTGCGCGCCGATCTGGCCGGCTACTTGTCCGCCGAGTCTGGCGTCGCACTGGCGGCCGAGCAGGTGTGGGCTGCCAACGGCTCGAACGAGATCATGATGCAGATCCTGCAGGCATTCGGCGGCCCCGGCCGTAGCGTGCTCTCGTTCGCTCCGACTTACTCGATGTATCCGGAGTACGCCCGCAACACGTTCACGGCTTGGGTCACCGCCGATCGGCGGGACGACTTCACCATCGATCCCGACGACGCGCTGGCCGCCGTCATCGAATACCGGCCCCATGTGGTGTTCATCGCCTCACCGAACAACCCCACGGGTACGGCCGTGTCGCTGGAGCTGGTCCGGGCACTACACGACGCGGCCCCCGGAATGGTCGTCGTCGACGAGGCGTACGCGGAGTTCCGCCGCGACGGCACCCCCAGTGCCCTGACGCTACTGGACGATCACCCGCGGCTGATCGTGTCCCGGACCATGAGCAAGGCGTTCGCCTTCGCCGGAGCCCGGCTCGGATACGCCGCCGCCGGCCGCGACGTCATCGACGTGCTGCGCATCGTCCGGTTGCCGTACCACCTGTCCGCGGTCACCCAAGCGGTGGCGCGTGTCGCGATCGCGCACGCCGGAGAACTGCAGGAACGTGTCGAACAGTTGCGCAGCATCCGCGACGAGCTCGCCGCCTGGCTGCGCTCGCTCGACCTCGAAGTGCCGGAATCGGATGCGAACTTCGTTCTGTTCGGCCGCTTCGCCGACCGGCACGCCGTCTGGCAGGGACTGCTCGACCAGGGCGTCCTGATCCGCGAAACCGGGCCCGACGGCTGGCTGCGCGTGAGCGTCGGCACCCCTGAGGAAACCGAAGTCTTCAAACAGGCGCTACGAAAGGTGCTGCAGAAATGAGCAGGACTGCCTCGGTCGAGCGGGCCACCAGCGAGAGCAAGGTCAGTGTCGAACTGAACCTCGACGGCACCGGCACCCACCGCATCTCCACGACGGTGCCCTTCTACGACCACATGCTCACCGCCCTGGCGCGCCATTCGCTGATCGACCTCACGGTCGAGGCCAGCGGCGACACCCACATCGACGTGCATCACACCGTCGAAGACACCGCCATCGTCATCGGCCAGGCGCTGCGCGAAGCACTCGGTGACAAGCGCGGCATCATCCGCTACGGAGACGCGTTGGTGCCGCTCGACGAGGCACTCGCCCAGGCCGTCGTCGACGTGTCCGGACGGCCCTATTTCGTGCACTCGGGCGAACCGGCCGGGCAGGAGCAGGTCCTGATCGGTGGGCATTTCACCGGCTCGCTCACCGCACACGTGCTCGAGAGCATCGCCCACCACGCGGGTATCACGCTGCACGTGCGTGTGCTCGGCGGTCGCGACCCGCACCACATTGCCGAAGCGCAGTTCAAAGCCGTTGCACGGGCTCTGCGCACGGCCGTCTCCGTGGATCCGCGCGAGCGCGGGGTGCCGTCCACCAAGGGCGCGTTGTGAGCCCCTGTGCGGCTCTTCTTGCGTCCTGCGAACCGTGCTCTCGAAGCCTCGTTGTGCAGGACGCAAGAGCGAGGCGTTCACGCCAGTGCGTTCAGGAAGCTGGTCGTCGCGGCTTCGTAGGCGGTCGGATTGGCGTTCCAGCTTTGGACGTGGCCGACACCATCGGGCCGGACGTAGGTGACGAGATCGGGGCGGGCTTCGGCGAAGGCGTCGGACGATGCGACCGGAACGGTCGGATCCGCGCTGCCGTGAAACAGCAGCACCGGGACGTCGAGGCGGTCGGCGTGCTTCACCTGGTCCATCTCGCCGAGGTTGATGCCGGTGCGCATGCGGACCACGGCGGAGGCGACGGTGCCGGCGACGGCGGGCAGGTTGCGGTTGCCGGACTCGAAGGCCAGGACGTCACCCCAGGAAAGCACCGGGGAGTCGTAGATCACGCCGGCGACGCCGTCCGAACCGTGCACCCGGAGGTAGTTGCCCACCACGGCGCCACCCATCGAGTAGCCCACCAGCACGACGTCGCCGGCGCCCTGCGAACGGGCGTACTCCACGGCGGCCGCGAGGTCCTCGGACTCGGTCCAGCCCAGCCCGTACTCGCCGTCCGGGTCTTGAGGGGCATCGTCGTCGTTGCGGTAGGAAATCGCGAGCTGCGGATACCCACGCTGGTAGATGGTGGGGATCAGGCGATAGGCCTCGGCTCTGGTCGCGCCCCGGCCGTGCACGTGGATCACCCACCTGGACTGTTCTCCGGGCACGTAGGTGGCCGGATACGCGCCGAGTGGTCCGTCGTAGGTGATCTCATCCGCGTCGAGTTCGCTGACCTTGCGGAAGCTGGCGAGCTCCAGCGGATAGGCGTAGAAACTGGTGCGCGCCATGCCGCTGCGCTCCGGCATGTCCGGATACGGGGTGAGTGTGCGCGTGATGGTGTCGCCGCTGCGTTCGATGTCCGGGCCGAGCCGCGCGTAGCCGCCCTCCCACTCCAGGCCGGTCAGGCCGGGCTGGTCCGCGTCCTCACCGGTCAGGACGATGCTCGTGTCGGTCACGTCGAGCACCTCGATACCGTACTCGGTGGGCGACTTGTCCACGAGCAACAGCTCATCGGCGTAGTACCAGCCGCCGGCCGCCGTGGTGGCGACCACAACGACCACCACTGTCGCCGAGGCGATGGCCGCGCGCTTCGGCCATTTACGCGCCGGCTCGGCCGCCGCACTGAGAAGCTCGCCGGCCGGCGAGCCGGTGCTGGGGTGGTCTGGTGTCGAGGTCTTGTCCGCGGTCACGGTGAAAGTTTGGCACGAGGGGGGCGGCGATGAGCACGGCGAGCCGGGTTGTTGTTCTCGACTACGGGTTCGGCAATGTCCGATCGGCGGTGCGTGCGCTGGAGCACGTCGGGGCCGAGGTCGAGCTGACCGCCGATCGCTCCGCGGCCGAGAATGCCGACGGGCTCGTCGTGCCCGGTGTCGGTGCGTTCGCGGCCTGCGCCGAAGGCGTACGCGCGGTCCGGGGGGACGAGATCATCGGCCGGCGGCTGGCCGGCGGACGTCCGGTGCTGGGCATCTGCGTCGGCTTGCAGATCCTGTTCTCGCGCGGCGTCGAGCACGGTGTCGAGAGCCCTGGGCTGGACGAGTGGCCCGGATCCGTGGAACGACTCCTTGCCAAGCCGCTTCCGCACATGGGCTGGAACACCGTCGACGTCCCATATGGGTCGGCGCTGTTCGCCGATGTCGAGCGGGAGCGTTTCTACTTCGTCCATTCCTACGGGGTCCGCAGCTGGAACTTCCCCACCTCCGGCAGTCTGCGGCAACCCATCGTGACCTGGAGCGAGCACGGCGGCGACCGTTTCGTCGCGGCAGTTGAGAACGGATCGCTCTCGGCGACGCAGTTCCATCCGGAGAAGTCCGGCGACGCCGGGCTTACCCTCCTTCGAAATTGGGTGAAAGGCTTATGAGCGTGACGAACTGGGATGCCAGAGTCTACGATCGCGACTTCGCATTCGTCGCGGCCTACGGCGTCGAACTCCTGGATTGGCTGCAACCCCGGCCGGACGAGACGATCATCGACCTTGGATGCGGTACCGGTGATTTGACCGCGCGCATCATGGAGTCGGGTGCGTCGGTGATCGGCATGGACGCCGACGCGGCG is drawn from Phytoactinopolyspora mesophila and contains these coding sequences:
- the hisH gene encoding imidazole glycerol phosphate synthase subunit HisH, with product MSTASRVVVLDYGFGNVRSAVRALEHVGAEVELTADRSAAENADGLVVPGVGAFAACAEGVRAVRGDEIIGRRLAGGRPVLGICVGLQILFSRGVEHGVESPGLDEWPGSVERLLAKPLPHMGWNTVDVPYGSALFADVERERFYFVHSYGVRSWNFPTSGSLRQPIVTWSEHGGDRFVAAVENGSLSATQFHPEKSGDAGLTLLRNWVKGL
- a CDS encoding alpha/beta fold hydrolase, producing the protein MTADKTSTPDHPSTGSPAGELLSAAAEPARKWPKRAAIASATVVVVVVATTAAGGWYYADELLLVDKSPTEYGIEVLDVTDTSIVLTGEDADQPGLTGLEWEGGYARLGPDIERSGDTITRTLTPYPDMPERSGMARTSFYAYPLELASFRKVSELDADEITYDGPLGAYPATYVPGEQSRWVIHVHGRGATRAEAYRLIPTIYQRGYPQLAISYRNDDDAPQDPDGEYGLGWTESEDLAAAVEYARSQGAGDVVLVGYSMGGAVVGNYLRVHGSDGVAGVIYDSPVLSWGDVLAFESGNRNLPAVAGTVASAVVRMRTGINLGEMDQVKHADRLDVPVLLFHGSADPTVPVASSDAFAEARPDLVTYVRPDGVGHVQSWNANPTAYEAATTSFLNALA
- the hisB gene encoding imidazoleglycerol-phosphate dehydratase HisB, which encodes MSRTASVERATSESKVSVELNLDGTGTHRISTTVPFYDHMLTALARHSLIDLTVEASGDTHIDVHHTVEDTAIVIGQALREALGDKRGIIRYGDALVPLDEALAQAVVDVSGRPYFVHSGEPAGQEQVLIGGHFTGSLTAHVLESIAHHAGITLHVRVLGGRDPHHIAEAQFKAVARALRTAVSVDPRERGVPSTKGAL
- a CDS encoding histidinol-phosphate transaminase, translating into MTGDQPMDPSDTGLPVRADLRGEKPYGAPQLDVPVLLNVNENPYPPSEALAADAATAVAEAVLGLNRYPDREALELRADLAGYLSAESGVALAAEQVWAANGSNEIMMQILQAFGGPGRSVLSFAPTYSMYPEYARNTFTAWVTADRRDDFTIDPDDALAAVIEYRPHVVFIASPNNPTGTAVSLELVRALHDAAPGMVVVDEAYAEFRRDGTPSALTLLDDHPRLIVSRTMSKAFAFAGARLGYAAAGRDVIDVLRIVRLPYHLSAVTQAVARVAIAHAGELQERVEQLRSIRDELAAWLRSLDLEVPESDANFVLFGRFADRHAVWQGLLDQGVLIRETGPDGWLRVSVGTPEETEVFKQALRKVLQK
- the hisD gene encoding histidinol dehydrogenase produces the protein MIRRIDLRGRLAQGEILDYRALVPRASIDVESALDAVRPICADVHHRGVAALKELTARFDGVEIDDIRVPESALHKALGELEPQVRAALEESIARARRVHAEQRRTDVTTTVVPGGTVTERWVPVERVGLYVPGGLAVYPSSVVMNVVPAQAAGVRSIAVSSPPQKNFDGLPHPTILAACALLGVTEVYAVGGAQAVAMFAYGAREEAGEAVCAPVDLVTGPGNIYVAAAKRLLKGLIGIDAEAGPTEIAVLADRSADPAHVAADLISQAEHDPLAASILVTDSTVLADAVDAELERQVAETKHAERVTTALTGTQSGTVLVDDIDQGLAVVDAYAAEHLEVQTSDAPAVAARVRNAGAIFVGPWSPVSLGDYAAGSNHVLPTGGCARHTSGLSVQSFLRGIHVVQYDEAALRDVAAHVEALADAEDLPAHGAAVRARFPQ